The genome window GCTCGCCGATCGGCAGGCCGAGCTTGTCGATCACCAGCCGGTCGAGCTTGTTCTCCGCCAGCCCGACGGGAACTTCGTAGATCGACAGCTCCTTGTCCTGCTCCTCGATGACCGCCTTCCGCTCCACGTTGCAGAACAGGGCGATCTTCTCGCACGCCTCTTTGCCCAGGGGCCGCTCGGTCCGGACGATGAGGATGTCCGGCTGGATCCCGATCTGCCGCAGCTGGCCGACCGAGTGCTGCGTCGGCTTGGTCTTCGCTTCCTTGGCTGCCTTGAGGTACGGGACCAGGGTCAGATGGATGAACAGACAGTTGTGCTTGCCGATCTCGAGCGGGATCTGGCGGATCGCTTCCAGGAACGGAAGCCCTTCAATGTCCCCGACCGTCCCCCCGAGCTCGGTGATGACGACGTCGACATCCGGCGTCGCCAGGTCGAGGATCGCGTTCTTGATCTCGTCGGTGACGTGCGGAACGACCTGGACGGTCCCCCCGAGGTACTCCCCGCGGCGTTCCTTCTGGATGACGGTCTGGTAGATCCGTCCCGAGGTGTAGTTCGACTTGCGGGACAGCGGCGAGTTGGTGAACCGCTCGTAGTGCCCCAAATCGAGGTCGGTCTCGGCCCCGTCGTCGAGGACATAGACCTCGCCGTGCTGGTAGGGGCTCATCGTGCCGGGGTCGACGTTGATATAGGGGTCGAGCTTCTGCATCCGGACACGCAGGCCGCGACGCTCGAGGAGCAGACCGATCGACGCCGAGGTCAGCCCCTTCCCCAGCGAACTGACCACCCCGCCCGTCACGAAAATATGCTTCGCCATGTCCCCGACGCATCCCCTGGAGCCGCTGTTCCGGATCGCCCCGGCCGTCCGCTTCCCCTGCGGGAAACGCCCGGCCACGGGCGGAACGCGGGAGCAAAACCGCTCCATTTGCCTCGGAAAAACAGAAGGTCTGCTCTTCAAAAGCAAAACCGGGGGGCAATAACCCCCCGGTCGTGTTCGTGGCGCCCGGCCGATCGTTACGATCTGATGGCTCTCTGCCGGGCGACGAAGGCAGCATAATCGGCGGCGGTGTCGATTCCAACCGACCGGTGCGGGACCACCTGGACGAGGATCGACGCTCCCGCCTCCAGTGCCCGAAGTTGTTCCAGGCTTTCGAGTTGCTCCAGCCGCCCGCGGGGCATCTGGGTCATCGCCAGGAGGAAGTCCGGGCGGTAGGCGTACACCCCCATGTGGAGCAGCCAGGGAGACGCAACCCGAGCCCGAGTCTCCGTTTCCGAGCCTTCCGCTTCGTCGGGGCCGGGAAGCAGGTCCTCCGGCCGGCCGTCGCGGTAGAAGGGAATCGTCGACCGGGAGAAGTACAGCGCCCGGCCGTCGGCGGCGCAGACGACTTTGACGCAGCTCGTGTCGAGGAGCGTCGCGAGGTCGCGGATCGGCGTCGCCAGTGTCGCCATCTCGACCTGCGGCCGGGACGCCAGGAGTGCAATGAGGCGGTCGAGCGTCCCTGGATCGAGCTCCGGCTCATCCCCCTGGATGTTCACGACGGCGTCGGCGTCCGGGCAGCAGCGGCGGACGACCTCCGCGATCCGGTCGGACCCGCTTGGGTGTTCGCCCGTCATTTCGACCCGGGCTCCGAAGCCCCGGGCGACCGAGGCGATCTCCTCGCCGTCGGCCGCGATGATGACCTCCGACAGCCCCGAAGCCTTCGTGGCGACCTCCCAGGAATACTGAAGGAGGGGCTTCCCGGTATCCCGCAGGAGCAGCTTCCGGGGGAGGCGCGACGAATGGAGCCGGGCCGGGATGATTCCGTAAACCTTCATGGAGATCCTTTCCTGAAGCGAGACGCCGACCGCAGGGAAATCGTTCCTGGGACCGGACGGGACAAACCGCCGAGACTCTGACTTGAACGAATCCCGCTGGCAACTCAAAAAGGGAGGCGGAAACCGGCCCCTGACCGGGCGCAGTCCGGCGGGAATTGCTGAACGGGCGCGGATTTTCGCTCAAGTTCTGCAGAGTCCGCCGGAGCGCCTCTCTCTCTGCACAGGGGTGCTATCCGCCGTCGGACGGAAACGACTATCACGCCGCAGGAACCTGGACACGTGATGAATGCCGACGCCGCACCGAGAGACTTCCGCCCCCGGGACTATCCCGTCGGCCCCCTCGGACGCGGGCTGCTGGTCCTGATCGGACTGGCCCTGGCGGCGGGTTTCGGGCTGGCCTGGACGGTCTCCCCGGACTCCCGCGGGTACGGCACGCATCAGCAGTTCGGGCTTCCTCCGTGCAGCCTGTACGTGCTGTTCGGAATCCCCTGTCCGAGCTGCGGCAGCACAACCGCCTTCGCGCACTACGTCCGCGGGGAGTGGCTGGCGGCCGCCCGGTCCAACATGGCCGCGTTCCTCCTGGCGCTTCTGTGCACGCTCCTCATCCCGTGGAGCGGCTACAGCGCCTGGCGGGGTCGGCTGTGGCGGATCTCCGATCCGGCGTGGAGCATCGCGCTCGCGCTGGTCGGCCTCGCAACGACCTCTCTCCTGCACTGGGGAGTCCGCTGCGTGGCCGCAAGGATGACCTGACGGCGAAGGATCGCCCCATGACCCAACCGAATCCGCTCTCTCCCCACGCCTCCCCCTCGCCCGCGCC of Planctomyces sp. SH-PL14 contains these proteins:
- the kdsB gene encoding 3-deoxy-manno-octulosonate cytidylyltransferase, which gives rise to MKVYGIIPARLHSSRLPRKLLLRDTGKPLLQYSWEVATKASGLSEVIIAADGEEIASVARGFGARVEMTGEHPSGSDRIAEVVRRCCPDADAVVNIQGDEPELDPGTLDRLIALLASRPQVEMATLATPIRDLATLLDTSCVKVVCAADGRALYFSRSTIPFYRDGRPEDLLPGPDEAEGSETETRARVASPWLLHMGVYAYRPDFLLAMTQMPRGRLEQLESLEQLRALEAGASILVQVVPHRSVGIDTAADYAAFVARQRAIRS
- a CDS encoding CTP synthase; amino-acid sequence: MAKHIFVTGGVVSSLGKGLTSASIGLLLERRGLRVRMQKLDPYINVDPGTMSPYQHGEVYVLDDGAETDLDLGHYERFTNSPLSRKSNYTSGRIYQTVIQKERRGEYLGGTVQVVPHVTDEIKNAILDLATPDVDVVITELGGTVGDIEGLPFLEAIRQIPLEIGKHNCLFIHLTLVPYLKAAKEAKTKPTQHSVGQLRQIGIQPDILIVRTERPLGKEACEKIALFCNVERKAVIEEQDKELSIYEVPVGLAENKLDRLVIDKLGLPIGELNLDDWKQLLDRIRNPLKEVTIAVVGKYIEHRDAYKSIYESLSHAGFAHSTRVLIKRIEAEQLETSDPDFALGSIDGLLVPGGFGYRGIEGKIKAIEFARKNGIPYFGICLGMQTAVIEFARNVLGLQDANSTEFESESGNPVICMLEEQRTISDKGGTMRLGAQPCHLKPGTKAAAAYGAEVVMERHRHRYEFNPEYRSRMIEKGMSIAGLSPSGNLVEIIELPNHPWFVAVQFHPEFRSKPLEPHPLFRGFIGAAIERRQKSASGD
- a CDS encoding DUF2752 domain-containing protein, producing MNADAAPRDFRPRDYPVGPLGRGLLVLIGLALAAGFGLAWTVSPDSRGYGTHQQFGLPPCSLYVLFGIPCPSCGSTTAFAHYVRGEWLAAARSNMAAFLLALLCTLLIPWSGYSAWRGRLWRISDPAWSIALALVGLATTSLLHWGVRCVAARMT